The following are from one region of the Streptomyces decoyicus genome:
- a CDS encoding multifunctional oxoglutarate decarboxylase/oxoglutarate dehydrogenase thiamine pyrophosphate-binding subunit/dihydrolipoyllysine-residue succinyltransferase subunit: MSLQSPNSSSISTDQEGQGKNPAAAFGPNEWLVDEIYQQYLQDPNSVDRAWWDFFADYKPGGATAPSQPAEGSTSAPAAPAQSSPAAPAAAEPKPSAAEPVTPAKPAASAPAPAKAAPAKSAPAKPAAKAPQKADGEITAGPEFVTLRGPSAAVAKNMNASLELPTATSVRAVPVKLLFDNRIVINNHLKRARGGKVSFTHLIGYAMVQALKAMPSMNYSFAEKDGKPTLVKPEHINLGLAIDLVKPNGDRQLVVAAIKKAETLTFFEFWQAYEDIVRRARDNKLTMDDFTGVTASLTNPGGIGTVHSVPRLMPGQSMIMGVGAMDYPAEFQGTSQDALNKLGVSKVMTLTSTYDHRVIQGAASGEFLRIMSQLLLGDNEFFDDIFKSLRIPYEPVRWLRDIDASHDDDVTKAARVFELIHSYRVRGHVMADTDPLEYHQRKHPDLDITEHGLTLWDLEREFAVGGFSGKSMMKLRDILGVLRDSYCRTTGIEFMHIQDPKQRQWIQDRVERSHKSPEREEQLRILRRLNSAEAFETFLQTKYVGQKRFSLEGGESVIPLLDAVIDSAAESRLDEVVIGMAHRGRLNVLANIVGKSYAQIFREFEGNLDPKSMHGSGDVKYHLGAEGTFTGLDGEQIKVSLAANPSHLEAVDPIVEGISRAKQDIINKGGTDFTVLPIQLHGDAAFAGQGVVAETLNMSQLRGYRTGGTVHIVINNQVGFTAAPESARSSMYATDVARMIEAPIFHVNGDDPEAVVRVARLAFEFRQAFNKDVVIDLICYRRRGHNESDNPAFTQPLMYDLIDKKRSVRKLYTESLIGRGDITLEEAEQALQDFQGQLEKVFTEVRDATTAPVAPEVPQPKAEFPVYVDTAISQEVVKRIAESQVNIPERVTVHPRLLPQLQRRAAQVEDNTIDWGMGETLAVGSLLMEGTPVRLAGQDSRRGTFGQRHAVLIDRETGEDYTPLLYLSEDQARFNVYDSLLSEYAAMGFEYGYSLARPEALVMWEAQFGDFVNGAQTVVDEFISSAEQKWGQTSGVTLLLPHGYEGQGPDHSSARIERFLQLCAQNNMTVAAPTLPSNYFHLLRWQVHNPHHKPLVVFTPKSMLRLKAAASKTEEFTTGGFRPVIGDSTVKAEDVRKVIFCSGKVYYDLEAEREKRGANDTAIVRIERLYPLPGKELQAEIAKFPNAEKYLWTQEEPANQGAWPFLGLNLIDHLDLAVGADVPHGERLRRISRPHSSSPAVGSAKRHQAEQAQLVAEAFDA, encoded by the coding sequence GTGTCGCTACAGTCCCCCAACAGCTCGAGCATCTCGACCGACCAAGAGGGGCAGGGAAAGAACCCTGCTGCCGCGTTCGGTCCCAATGAGTGGCTCGTCGACGAGATCTACCAGCAGTACCTCCAGGACCCGAACTCGGTAGACCGAGCCTGGTGGGACTTCTTCGCCGACTACAAGCCGGGCGGCGCCACCGCGCCGAGCCAGCCGGCGGAGGGCTCCACCTCCGCTCCGGCCGCTCCGGCGCAGTCGTCCCCGGCGGCGCCTGCCGCAGCCGAGCCGAAGCCGTCTGCCGCCGAGCCGGTCACCCCGGCGAAGCCGGCCGCGAGCGCCCCGGCCCCGGCCAAGGCCGCGCCGGCGAAGTCCGCGCCGGCCAAGCCGGCCGCCAAGGCCCCGCAGAAGGCCGACGGCGAGATCACTGCCGGTCCTGAGTTCGTCACCCTGCGCGGCCCATCGGCCGCCGTTGCGAAGAACATGAACGCCTCCCTGGAGCTGCCGACGGCCACGTCCGTCCGCGCGGTCCCGGTGAAGCTGCTCTTCGACAACCGCATCGTGATCAACAACCACCTCAAGCGGGCCCGTGGCGGGAAGGTCTCCTTCACCCACCTCATCGGGTACGCGATGGTGCAGGCCCTCAAGGCCATGCCGTCGATGAACTACTCCTTCGCGGAGAAGGACGGCAAGCCGACGCTGGTCAAGCCCGAGCACATCAACCTCGGTCTGGCCATCGACCTGGTGAAGCCGAACGGCGACCGCCAGCTCGTCGTCGCCGCCATCAAGAAGGCCGAGACGCTGACCTTCTTCGAGTTCTGGCAGGCCTACGAGGACATCGTCCGCCGGGCCCGCGACAACAAGCTGACGATGGACGACTTCACCGGAGTCACCGCGTCGCTGACGAACCCGGGCGGCATCGGCACCGTGCACTCCGTGCCGCGTCTGATGCCGGGCCAGTCCATGATCATGGGCGTCGGCGCGATGGACTACCCCGCGGAGTTCCAGGGCACCTCGCAGGACGCCCTGAACAAGCTGGGTGTCTCCAAGGTCATGACGCTGACCAGCACCTATGACCACCGGGTGATCCAGGGCGCCGCCTCCGGCGAGTTCCTGCGCATCATGAGCCAGCTGCTGCTCGGCGACAACGAATTCTTCGACGACATCTTCAAGTCGCTGCGGATTCCGTACGAGCCGGTCCGCTGGCTGCGCGACATCGACGCCTCGCACGACGACGACGTCACCAAGGCCGCGCGGGTCTTCGAGCTGATCCACTCCTACCGGGTCCGCGGCCACGTCATGGCCGACACCGACCCGCTGGAGTACCACCAGCGCAAGCACCCCGACCTCGACATCACCGAGCACGGGCTCACCCTGTGGGACCTGGAGCGCGAGTTCGCGGTCGGCGGCTTCTCCGGCAAGTCCATGATGAAGCTGCGCGACATCCTGGGCGTGCTGCGCGACTCGTACTGCCGCACCACCGGCATCGAGTTCATGCACATCCAGGACCCCAAGCAGCGCCAGTGGATCCAGGACCGCGTCGAACGCTCGCACAAGTCGCCCGAGCGCGAGGAGCAGCTGCGCATCCTGCGCCGGCTGAACTCCGCCGAGGCGTTCGAGACGTTCCTCCAGACGAAGTACGTCGGGCAGAAGCGCTTCTCGCTGGAGGGCGGCGAGTCCGTCATCCCGCTGCTGGACGCGGTCATCGACTCCGCGGCCGAATCGCGCCTGGACGAGGTCGTCATCGGCATGGCCCACCGCGGCCGCCTCAACGTCCTCGCCAACATCGTCGGCAAGTCGTACGCGCAGATCTTCCGCGAGTTCGAGGGCAACCTCGACCCGAAGTCGATGCACGGCTCCGGCGACGTGAAGTACCACCTGGGCGCCGAGGGCACCTTCACCGGTCTCGACGGCGAGCAGATCAAGGTCTCGCTGGCCGCGAACCCCTCCCACCTGGAGGCCGTCGACCCGATCGTCGAGGGCATCTCGCGCGCCAAGCAGGACATCATCAACAAGGGCGGCACGGACTTCACGGTCCTGCCGATCCAGCTGCACGGTGACGCGGCGTTCGCCGGCCAGGGCGTGGTCGCGGAGACGCTGAACATGTCCCAGCTGCGCGGCTACCGCACCGGCGGCACGGTGCACATCGTCATCAACAACCAGGTCGGCTTCACCGCCGCACCGGAGTCGGCCCGCTCCTCCATGTACGCCACCGACGTGGCCCGCATGATCGAGGCGCCGATCTTCCATGTGAACGGTGACGACCCGGAGGCCGTCGTCCGCGTGGCGCGCCTGGCCTTCGAGTTCCGCCAGGCGTTCAACAAGGACGTCGTCATCGACCTGATCTGCTACCGCCGCCGCGGTCACAACGAGTCCGACAACCCGGCCTTCACCCAGCCGCTGATGTACGACCTGATCGACAAGAAGCGCTCGGTGCGCAAGCTCTACACCGAGTCCCTCATCGGTCGCGGCGACATCACGCTGGAAGAGGCCGAGCAGGCGCTCCAGGACTTCCAGGGCCAGCTGGAGAAGGTCTTCACCGAGGTCCGCGACGCCACGACGGCCCCGGTGGCCCCCGAGGTGCCGCAGCCCAAGGCCGAGTTCCCGGTCTACGTGGACACCGCGATCTCCCAGGAGGTCGTCAAGCGGATCGCCGAGTCGCAGGTCAACATCCCCGAGCGGGTCACCGTCCACCCGCGTCTGCTGCCCCAGCTCCAGCGCCGCGCGGCCCAGGTCGAGGACAACACCATCGACTGGGGCATGGGCGAGACCCTCGCCGTCGGCTCGCTGCTGATGGAGGGCACCCCGGTCCGGCTGGCCGGCCAGGACTCCCGCCGTGGCACGTTCGGCCAGCGGCACGCGGTCCTCATCGACCGCGAGACGGGCGAGGACTACACCCCGCTGCTCTACCTCTCCGAGGACCAGGCCCGCTTCAACGTCTACGACTCGCTGCTCAGCGAGTACGCGGCGATGGGCTTCGAGTACGGCTACTCGCTGGCCCGCCCGGAGGCGCTGGTCATGTGGGAGGCGCAGTTCGGTGACTTCGTCAACGGCGCCCAGACGGTCGTCGACGAGTTCATCTCCTCGGCGGAGCAGAAGTGGGGCCAGACGTCCGGCGTCACCCTGCTGCTCCCGCACGGCTACGAGGGCCAGGGCCCGGACCACTCCTCGGCCCGGATCGAGCGCTTCCTCCAGCTGTGCGCGCAGAACAACATGACGGTCGCCGCGCCGACCCTGCCGTCGAACTACTTCCACCTGCTGCGCTGGCAGGTCCACAACCCGCACCACAAGCCGCTGGTCGTCTTCACCCCGAAGTCGATGCTGCGTCTGAAGGCCGCGGCGTCGAAGACGGAAGAGTTCACGACGGGCGGCTTCCGCCCCGTCATCGGCGACTCCACGGTCAAGGCCGAGGATGTCCGCAAGGTCATCTTCTGCTCCGGCAAGGTCTACTACGACCTGGAGGCCGAGCGCGAGAAGCGCGGCGCGAACGACACCGCGATCGTCCGCATCGAGCGCCTCTACCCGCTTCCCGGCAAGGAGCTCCAGGCGGAGATCGCCAAGTTCCCGAACGCCGAGAAGTACCTGTGGACCCAGGAAGAGCCGGCGAACCAGGGTGCGTGGCCGTTCCTCGGCCTCAACCTGATCGACCACCTCGACCTGGCCGTCGGTGCCGATGTCCCGCACGGCGAGCGCCTGCGCCGCATCTCGCGGCCGCACTCCTCGTCGCCGGCCGTCGGCTCCGCCAAGCGCCACCAGGCAGAGCAGGCACAGCTGGTCGCGGAGGCCTTCGACGCGTAG
- a CDS encoding sensor histidine kinase, with product MTRRWWRTPAKALWQRIWEGLRPLDPYRSVKAALGALVSVSVIITTLLVFVAMHSATELRVITIFSIIASLLITQFVANSLTAPLDEMTDVTRSMAHGNYSRRVRSERRDEFGDLANAFNRMAADLEAVDTHRKELVANVSHELRTPIAALRAVLENVVDGVSEPDPETMRTALKQTERLGRLVEHLLDLSRLDNGVVPLHARRFEVWPYLSGVLKEANMSRGASTLAGVAGSGTHTRTDVHLHLDVSPPELTAHADAERLHQVVANLIDNAIKHSPRHGRVTVHARRGEGPESLELDVQDEGPGIPESERYRVFERFNRGGPAPSGPGSDGGTGLGLAIARWAVDLHGGRIGVAESARGCRIRVTLPGLESARS from the coding sequence ATGACGCGGCGGTGGTGGCGGACGCCCGCGAAGGCACTGTGGCAGCGGATCTGGGAGGGCCTGCGCCCGCTGGACCCGTACCGCTCGGTGAAGGCCGCACTCGGGGCGCTGGTCAGCGTCTCGGTGATCATCACCACGCTGCTGGTCTTCGTCGCGATGCACTCGGCGACCGAGCTGCGGGTGATCACGATCTTCTCGATCATCGCCTCGCTGCTGATCACCCAGTTCGTGGCCAACAGCCTGACCGCTCCGCTCGACGAGATGACGGATGTCACCCGGTCGATGGCGCACGGCAACTACAGCCGCCGGGTCCGCTCGGAGCGCCGTGACGAGTTCGGTGACCTGGCGAACGCCTTCAACCGGATGGCGGCCGACCTGGAGGCGGTGGACACCCACCGCAAGGAGCTGGTCGCCAATGTCTCGCACGAGCTGCGCACCCCGATCGCGGCGCTCCGGGCCGTCCTGGAGAACGTCGTCGACGGGGTCAGCGAGCCGGACCCGGAGACGATGCGGACGGCGCTGAAGCAGACGGAGCGGCTGGGCCGCCTCGTCGAGCACCTCCTGGACCTGTCCCGGCTGGACAACGGGGTGGTGCCGCTGCACGCGCGGCGCTTCGAGGTCTGGCCGTATCTGTCCGGGGTGCTCAAGGAGGCCAATATGAGCCGAGGCGCCTCCACGCTGGCCGGAGTGGCCGGCTCCGGCACCCACACCCGTACGGACGTCCACCTCCACCTCGACGTCTCGCCGCCGGAGCTGACCGCGCACGCGGACGCCGAGCGGCTGCACCAGGTCGTGGCCAACCTCATCGACAACGCGATCAAGCACAGCCCCCGGCACGGCCGGGTCACGGTGCACGCGCGGCGCGGCGAGGGTCCCGAGAGCCTGGAGCTGGACGTACAGGACGAGGGGCCCGGCATCCCCGAGTCGGAGCGCTACCGGGTCTTCGAACGGTTCAACCGCGGCGGCCCGGCCCCCTCGGGCCCCGGCTCCGACGGCGGGACGGGCCTGGGCCTGGCGATCGCGCGCTGGGCGGTGGATCTGCACGGCGGACGCATCGGCGTGGCCGAATCTGCACGCGGTTGCCGGATCCGGGTCACTCTTCCGGGGTTGGAGTCAGCTCGAAGCTGA
- a CDS encoding spermidine synthase family protein, whose product MAPVTPTQATTGLPEAPRTLDRREGPYGEVVLRQRGGPLEGPGTDGSGTPGAPVVYEIIANGCFLMDTSDGRSERLLIDAALAALPPGRARPSVLIGGLGVGFSLARAAGQPRWGRIVVVEREEAVIDWHRTGPLSAVSAAALADPRSEILHTDLVAHLWTDAGQVAYDALCLDIDNGPDWTVTEDNNSLYSPTGLAACRDRLTPGGVLAVWSAQPSPAFEEALRNAGFSGVHTEEIPVVRGVPDVVHLARKGA is encoded by the coding sequence ATGGCTCCCGTTACTCCGACGCAGGCAACGACCGGCCTCCCCGAGGCCCCGCGCACGCTCGACCGCCGCGAGGGCCCGTACGGCGAGGTGGTGCTGCGACAACGGGGCGGACCCCTCGAAGGCCCGGGAACGGACGGCTCCGGGACCCCCGGCGCGCCTGTGGTCTACGAGATCATCGCCAACGGCTGCTTCCTGATGGACACTTCCGACGGCCGCTCCGAACGGCTGCTGATCGACGCCGCGCTGGCCGCGCTGCCGCCCGGCCGCGCACGGCCGTCCGTGCTGATCGGGGGTCTCGGCGTCGGTTTCTCCCTGGCCCGCGCGGCCGGGCAGCCGCGCTGGGGCCGGATCGTCGTCGTCGAGCGCGAGGAAGCCGTCATCGACTGGCACCGCACGGGCCCGCTGTCGGCGGTCTCGGCGGCCGCACTGGCCGATCCGCGCAGCGAGATCCTGCACACCGACCTGGTCGCGCATTTGTGGACGGATGCGGGCCAAGTCGCCTACGACGCCCTGTGCCTGGACATCGACAACGGCCCCGACTGGACCGTCACCGAGGACAACAACAGCCTCTACTCCCCCACCGGACTCGCCGCCTGCCGTGACCGTCTGACACCCGGCGGAGTGCTCGCCGTCTGGTCCGCACAACCCTCGCCGGCATTCGAGGAAGCACTACGAAATGCCGGTTTCAGCGGGGTACATACGGAAGAGATCCCCGTTGTCCGAGGCGTCCCTGACGTGGTCCATCTTGCGCGGAAGGGCGCGTAG
- a CDS encoding response regulator transcription factor, with amino-acid sequence MDQTQTTQGGAAATPGAQRRVLVVEDDPTIVEAIAARLRAEGFQVQTATDGPAAVETAEAWQPDLLVLDVMLPGFDGLEVCRRVQAQRPVPVMMLTARDDETDMLVGLGVGADDYMTKPFSMRELAARVHVLLRRVERAALAAHTPRTGILRLGELEIDHAQRRVRVRGSDVHLTPTEFDLLVCLANTPRAVLSREQLLAEVWDWADASGTRTVDSHIKALRRKIGAERIRTVHGVGYALETPAA; translated from the coding sequence ATGGACCAGACTCAGACAACGCAGGGCGGCGCCGCTGCCACGCCGGGCGCCCAGCGCCGGGTGCTGGTGGTGGAGGACGACCCGACGATCGTCGAGGCCATCGCGGCCCGGCTACGCGCCGAGGGCTTCCAGGTGCAGACGGCCACCGACGGCCCGGCCGCGGTGGAGACCGCCGAGGCCTGGCAGCCGGATCTGCTGGTCCTCGATGTGATGCTGCCGGGCTTCGACGGCCTGGAGGTGTGCCGCCGGGTCCAGGCCCAGCGGCCGGTGCCGGTGATGATGCTCACGGCCCGGGACGACGAGACCGACATGCTGGTCGGCCTCGGCGTCGGCGCCGACGACTACATGACCAAGCCGTTCTCGATGCGCGAGCTGGCCGCCCGGGTGCATGTGCTGCTGCGCCGGGTCGAGCGCGCCGCGCTGGCCGCGCACACCCCGCGCACCGGCATTCTGCGGCTGGGCGAGCTGGAGATCGACCACGCCCAGCGCCGGGTGCGGGTGCGCGGCTCGGACGTCCATCTGACGCCCACCGAGTTCGATCTGCTGGTCTGCCTGGCGAACACCCCGCGCGCGGTGCTCTCCCGTGAGCAGCTGCTGGCCGAGGTGTGGGACTGGGCGGACGCCTCCGGGACCCGTACGGTCGACAGCCACATCAAGGCGCTGCGCCGCAAGATCGGCGCCGAGCGCATCCGTACGGTCCATGGCGTCGGCTACGCCCTGGAGACCCCGGCCGCATGA
- a CDS encoding rhomboid-like protein, translating into MSWLGTAEKERAGRAPSVIPGPGNGTGAVPDLLPGIPRQREPRQAGGVAAEAVPRAPRTSPRARPWRLLPTPAGTPFTFGYALLLVATSLFTEYADPALVSELLQGSSTDVVHLAQAPLLVLVASALWIAGGMTSAYAIGFLFVLTALERRIGGLWAAAVFFGGHALATLATELPVAFSVAAGRLPESSLHRLDYGISFGVMTCIGALAGLLPAWLRWPLLAGAGYLAVTGLLAYVDPVSDWGHLLSLALGALSWPLLRRRRARRARPAPLLGDLGRPALRGVRTY; encoded by the coding sequence GTGAGCTGGCTGGGAACCGCCGAGAAGGAACGGGCCGGCCGTGCGCCGTCCGTCATACCGGGGCCGGGTAACGGGACGGGCGCGGTGCCGGACCTGCTGCCGGGGATTCCGCGGCAGCGCGAGCCCCGGCAGGCCGGCGGCGTCGCGGCGGAGGCGGTGCCCAGAGCCCCTCGGACATCCCCCCGGGCGCGGCCGTGGCGGCTGCTGCCCACTCCGGCCGGCACGCCCTTCACCTTCGGCTACGCCCTCCTTCTCGTGGCCACCTCGCTCTTCACCGAGTACGCCGACCCGGCACTGGTCTCCGAACTGCTCCAGGGCTCCAGTACGGACGTCGTCCACCTCGCGCAGGCCCCGCTGCTGGTGCTCGTCGCCAGCGCCCTGTGGATCGCGGGCGGCATGACCTCCGCGTACGCCATCGGCTTTCTCTTCGTCCTGACGGCGCTGGAACGGCGGATCGGCGGGCTGTGGGCCGCCGCCGTCTTCTTCGGCGGCCATGCGCTGGCCACCCTCGCCACCGAACTGCCCGTCGCCTTCTCGGTCGCCGCAGGACGGCTGCCGGAGAGCTCGCTGCACCGCCTCGACTACGGCATCAGCTTCGGCGTGATGACCTGTATCGGAGCTCTTGCGGGCCTGCTGCCGGCCTGGTTGCGCTGGCCGCTGCTGGCCGGCGCCGGCTACCTGGCCGTGACCGGTCTGCTCGCCTACGTCGACCCGGTGTCCGACTGGGGCCATCTGCTCTCGCTCGCCCTGGGCGCGCTGAGCTGGCCGCTGCTGCGCCGCCGGCGCGCCCGCCGTGCCCGGCCCGCACCGCTCCTGGGCGACCTGGGCCGGCCGGCGCTGCGGGGCGTGCGGACCTACTGA